Proteins encoded by one window of Halichondria panicea chromosome 8, odHalPani1.1, whole genome shotgun sequence:
- the LOC135339393 gene encoding uncharacterized protein LOC135339393 yields the protein MAECFDEFDDATPLRNTFCTRLSLQEYEDQTANTTEEAIAQLMAHLDCNPQEYRKVLQAKKRDEANIFSYIKVKLFSFFSLTDELDNITDEECSEKLEKMKENMIKSYNYSQESRGRRFSKRLIDRRVQKEVEKVATPIRGNVPLPPPLPPSFKTGARKLRSNCATPIVHATLTRRPLSTKPVIRNKPCASGDIISQLKGSQCKRKLKTVGAKSPGGTPVECGPKRRQDSEMLPYFNAKLLNKFKNVHSPSFTMASPGSFESPTQHTPTQHTPSTLPPSFKERDVDTSLTIVSSGKENLNPV from the exons ATGGCTGAATGCTTTGATGAATTCGATGATGCTACTCCATTGAGAAACACGTTCTGTACGAGACTGAGCCTGCAGGAGTATGAGGACCAGACTGCCAATACCACAGAGGAGGCCATTGCACAATTGATGGCTCATCTTGACTGCAATCCACAAGAATATCGAAAGGTCCTTCAAGCCAAGAAAAGGGATGAAGCAAATATATTCTCATATATCAAG GTGAAGTTGTTCTCTTTCTTCTCTCTAACGGACGAGCTGGACAACATTACGGATGAAGAGTGCTCTGAGAAGCTAGAGAAAATGAAAGAGAACATGATAAAGTCGTACAACTATTCTCAAG AGTCAAGGGGACGTCGTTTCTCCAAACGTTTGATTGACAGACGTGTGCAGAAGGAAGTGGAGAAAGTGGCCACACCCATTAGGGGAAatgtgcccctcccccctccactccCCCCCTCATTCAAGACTGGAGCGCGTAAGCTACGCTCCAACTGTGCCACGCCCATCGTACATGCCACACTCACG AGACGGCCTCTCTCCACCAAACCTGTCATAAGGAATAAGCC gtgtgccAGTGGTGACATCATCTCACAGTTGAAAGGTTCCCAATGCAAACGAAAGCTGAAAACAGTTGGTGCAAA GTCACCAGGGGGGACCCCAGTGGAGTGTGGCCCTAAACGACGTCAAGACTCTGAAATGTTGCCTTATTTCAATGCCAAACTTCTCAACAAATTCAAGAATGTTCACTCTCCCAGTTTCACGATGGCCAGCCCTGGGTCCTTTGAGAGCcccacacagcacacacccacacagcacACTCCCAGCACACTGCCCCCCTCTTTCAAAGAAAGGGACGTCGATACGTCTCTCACGATTGTGTCGAGCGGAAAGGAAAACCTGAACCCAGTGTAA
- the LOC135339391 gene encoding AH receptor-interacting protein-like isoform X2, producing MSKDFSKKLLCPGQGIVPTFKKNSKAVFHFRTIQPPSAHNVADLSSDTLPEGSKVIDDSRTMGTGPFELLIGREFKLSVWEELVRSMRVGEVARFLCPFEMVVEYPRVSKALRDLARQQAGESVSEQRTHTCSFSAMQGTGHQDLDSLNTTPLLFELELLQVEQPGEYKKEHWAMTEAEKDSAIPKLKEEGNALYKEGNYLKASDKYFEALSYLEEMCIKEKPESETWNEITEKKTPFLLNYAQCKLVLCEYAEVIRHTSSVLEFDGDNVKALFRRGKAHSGCWNVSEAREDLGRVVQLDPSLSKTVEKELQSLSSRVRDKELEERELLRGKLF from the exons ATGAGCAAGGATTTCAGCAAGAAGCTACTATGTCCAGGGCAAGGGATTGTACCTACCTTCAAGAAGAACTCGAAG gcagtgTTCCACTTCCGTACCATTCAACCCCCATCTGCACACAACGTAGCTGACCTCTCCTCGGACACACTGCCggaggggtcaaaggtcattgaTGACTCACGCACAATGGGCACTGGACCATTCGAGCTTCTGATTGGACGCGAGTTCAAACtgtctgtgtgggaggagctaGTCCGCTCCATGAGAGTGGGAGAGGTGGCCAGGTTCCTCTGCCCTTTTGAG ATGGTGGTAGAGTACCCTCGAGTATCCAAAGCCCTGAGGGACTTGGCCAGACAACAGGCTGGGGAGAGTGTATCAGagcaacgcacacacacctgtaGTTTCTCCGCCATGCAAGGAACAGGGCATCAAGACTTGGATTCTCTCAACACCACACCGCTCTTGTTCGAGTTAGAGCTGTTACAAGTGGAGCAGCCTGGAGAGTACAAGAAGGAACATTGGGCCATGACTGAGGCCGAGAAGGACAGTGCTATACCAAAGCTGAAGGAGGAGGGCAATGCACTATACAAGGAGGGGAACTACCTCAAAGCATCGGACAAGTATTTCGAAGCATTGAGTTACTTGGAGGAAATGTGTATAAAAGAGAAGCCGGAATCAGAAACTTGGAATGAGATTACTGAGAAAAAGACTCCATTTTTATTAAACTATGCTCAATGCAAGCTAGTACTGTGCGAGTATGCAGAGGTCATCAGGCACACGAGCAGTGTACTGGAATTTGATGGAGACAACGTGAAAGCTTTGTTTCGTCGTGGCAAGGCACACTCTGGGTGTTGGAATGTTTCAGAGGCAAGAGAGGATCTGGGGAGGGTGGTTCAGTTGGACCCATCGCTGTCAAAAACTGTGGAGAAAGAGTTACAGTCACTGAGCAGTCGAGTTAGAGACAAAGAGCTCGAGGAAAGAGAACTGCTGAGAGGAAAACTGTTCTAA
- the LOC135339391 gene encoding AH receptor-interacting protein-like isoform X1: protein MADIIDATLPHTHTHTHTHTPTHTHHTHTQAVFHFRTIQPPSAHNVADLSSDTLPEGSKVIDDSRTMGTGPFELLIGREFKLSVWEELVRSMRVGEVARFLCPFEMVVEYPRVSKALRDLARQQAGESVSEQRTHTCSFSAMQGTGHQDLDSLNTTPLLFELELLQVEQPGEYKKEHWAMTEAEKDSAIPKLKEEGNALYKEGNYLKASDKYFEALSYLEEMCIKEKPESETWNEITEKKTPFLLNYAQCKLVLCEYAEVIRHTSSVLEFDGDNVKALFRRGKAHSGCWNVSEAREDLGRVVQLDPSLSKTVEKELQSLSSRVRDKELEERELLRGKLF from the exons ATGGCAGATATTATTGATGctaccctcccacacacacacacacacacccacacacacacacccacacacacacaccacacacacacacaggcagtgTTCCACTTCCGTACCATTCAACCCCCATCTGCACACAACGTAGCTGACCTCTCCTCGGACACACTGCCggaggggtcaaaggtcattgaTGACTCACGCACAATGGGCACTGGACCATTCGAGCTTCTGATTGGACGCGAGTTCAAACtgtctgtgtgggaggagctaGTCCGCTCCATGAGAGTGGGAGAGGTGGCCAGGTTCCTCTGCCCTTTTGAG ATGGTGGTAGAGTACCCTCGAGTATCCAAAGCCCTGAGGGACTTGGCCAGACAACAGGCTGGGGAGAGTGTATCAGagcaacgcacacacacctgtaGTTTCTCCGCCATGCAAGGAACAGGGCATCAAGACTTGGATTCTCTCAACACCACACCGCTCTTGTTCGAGTTAGAGCTGTTACAAGTGGAGCAGCCTGGAGAGTACAAGAAGGAACATTGGGCCATGACTGAGGCCGAGAAGGACAGTGCTATACCAAAGCTGAAGGAGGAGGGCAATGCACTATACAAGGAGGGGAACTACCTCAAAGCATCGGACAAGTATTTCGAAGCATTGAGTTACTTGGAGGAAATGTGTATAAAAGAGAAGCCGGAATCAGAAACTTGGAATGAGATTACTGAGAAAAAGACTCCATTTTTATTAAACTATGCTCAATGCAAGCTAGTACTGTGCGAGTATGCAGAGGTCATCAGGCACACGAGCAGTGTACTGGAATTTGATGGAGACAACGTGAAAGCTTTGTTTCGTCGTGGCAAGGCACACTCTGGGTGTTGGAATGTTTCAGAGGCAAGAGAGGATCTGGGGAGGGTGGTTCAGTTGGACCCATCGCTGTCAAAAACTGTGGAGAAAGAGTTACAGTCACTGAGCAGTCGAGTTAGAGACAAAGAGCTCGAGGAAAGAGAACTGCTGAGAGGAAAACTGTTCTAA
- the LOC135339383 gene encoding E3 ubiquitin-protein ligase RNF10-like, which translates to MADKKESGGTEGRSCDGPQTLSVSNSNYGVRKQFKSRALPYTSKDKRGHDRTRALQPRNGEATTRGYDQRPSNQRQGHKAGTGDKKNKKFPLLSDPLSSYEDGGYKGGKNKPSLNYLLNFTIASTERRSGFVGVSGGRRRTRTGHSYNKEQFLQANCQFVVSATGEYRVHSSDPDLLVDWEHIEQVRLFCHEIPSCPICLYPPRAAKISRCGHVYCWSCLLHYLSLADKKWRKCPICYESIYQKDLKSVTALSSHQYTVGDCLTLRLMARRKGTTLVLPREEWSKKRDSLLTIQDTAVNQWAKLLSATPAQVLALITGPEGEELHTQLASIDKDSVSEQRFVESALHELEEREATLRKSQGLCDTKMVEAVQRTSNPSPPEVCFEDPFPNHRSQEQEMVSPTEGGEGSKVTVDPPIVSTLNPVLDDSSLTSVDSDTTTHDSPLSSSSSDGSSQPLDNHLVYFYQACDGQHLYLQSINAKCLIKEYGGLELCPDEIQATIVQMDDLSISKEVRSHYRYLSHLPLTCELSLVEVDLKPPLLSKATLASFADDLAVRRQQRLKKKKEERRRERKMEAKEVQTMEAMFVVPTSAHEMTPEVFHDFLSLASTPSQSQQLPPSEDSPSSGPSFAQALQGSKPPSTWPVQSPPRAWSSVSNGTTCVVDMRTVSDDEGAAPMFKDAFNNALASASVSVRAAQNVSGGKPGSKTAKKGRKKMVLFSTGSTRGTS; encoded by the exons ATGGCCGACAAGAAAGAGAGCGGAGGTACAGAGGGACGATCTTGTGATGGACCTCAGACCTTGTCAGTTAGCAACAGTAACTATGGAGTTAGAAAGCAGTTTAAAAGTAGAGCACTACCTTATACCAGCAAAG ACAAGAGAGGCCATGATCGGACTAGAGCACTACAACCACGTAATGGGGAGGCCACTACTAGAGGGTACGATCAGAGACCCTCCAATCAGAGGCAGGGACACAAGGCTGGGACAGGGGACAAGAAAAACAAG AAGTTCCCCCTCTTGTCAGATCCACTGTCTTCCTACGAGGATGGAGGCTACAAAGGAGGGAAGAATAAGCCGTCTCTGAACTATCTGCTAAACTTCACGATAGCCTCAACAGAGAGAAG GTCTGGttttgtgggtgtgtctggTGGCAGGAGACGGACGCGTACTGGCCATTCCTATAACAAGGAGCAGTTCCTCCAGGCAAA CTGTCAGTTTGTAGTATCAGCGACTGGAGAGTACAGAGTTCACAGCAGTGACCCCGATCTGTTGGTAGACTGGGAACACATTGAACAAGTG CGattgttctgccatgagatcCCCTCGTGCCCCATCTGTCTCTACCCTCCCAGAGCAG CCAAGATCAGTAGGTGTGGTCACGTCTACTGCTGGTCTTGCCTCTTACATTATCTCTCCCTGGCGGACAAAAAGTGGCGCAAGTGTCCGATCTGCTACGAGTCTATCTACCAGAAGGATCTCAAGAGTGTGACTGCTCTGTCCAGCCATCAGTACACTGTCGGGGACTGTCTTACATTGAGGCTAATGGCTAGgaggaag GGCACTACGCTGGTGTTGCCCAGAGAAGAGTGGTCTAAGAAAAGAGACAGTCTTCTAACGATTCAAG ACACTGCTGTCAACCAGTGGGCCAAGCTTCTCAGTGCCACTCCTGCTCAAGTGCTGGCTCTGATAACAGGGCCTGAGGGAGAGGAGCTCCATACTCAACTGGCCAGTATTGACAAGGACTCAGTCTCAGAGCAACGATTTGTTGAGTCAGCACTTCATGAGCTAGAGGAGAGGGAGGCCACTCTCAGGAAATCACAAG GTTTATGTGATACTAAGATGGTGGAGGCAGTACAGAGGACATCTAATCCCAGCCCACCAGAGGTTTGTTTTGAAGATCCCTTCCCTAACCACCGCAGTCAAGAGCAGGAGATGGTTTCACCGACAGAGGGTGGagaggggtcaaaggtgactGTGGACCCACCTATTGTTAGTACCTTGAACCCTGTCCTTGATGATAGCAGTCTGACCTCTGTGGACTCTGACACTACCACGCATGACAG TCCCCTGTCCTCCTCCTCCAGTGATGGCAGCTCCCAACCCCTGGACAATCATCTGGTCTACTTCTACCAAG CTTGTGATGGTCAACACCTCTATCTGCAATCTATCAATGCCAAGTGTCTCAtcaag gAGTATGGTGGGCTAGAGTTGTGCCCTGATGAGATCCAAGCTACCATTGTACAAATGGATGACCTATCAATATCGAAA gAGGTGCGATCTCATTACCGCTATCTGAGTCACCTTCCCCTGACATGTGAGCTGTCACTGGTGGAGGTCGACCTCAAACCACCCCTACTCTCTAAAGCAACACTCGCCTCCTTTGCTGACGACCTCGCGGTTaggaggcaacaaagattGAAAAAGAAGAAAGAGGAGAGACGAAGAGAGAGGAAAATGGAGGCAAAGGAAGTGCAAACAA TGGAAGCCATGTTTGTTGTACCCACGTCTGCTCATGAGATGACTCCGGAGGTGTTCCATGACTTCCTCTCGTTGGCTTCCACACCGTCACAGTCACAGCAGCTACCACCATCAGAGGACTCTCCATCGTCAGGCCCCTCCTTTGCTCAG GCTCTACAGGGCAGCAAGCCTCCCTCCACCTGGCCAGTCCAGTCCCCACCCAGAGCTTGGTCCTCTGTCAGTAATGGCACCACATGTGTGGTGGATATGAGGACTGTGTCAGATGATGAGGGAGCCGCACCTATGTTCAAGGATGCCTTCAACAATGCCCTGGCCTCAGCCTCTGTGTCAGTTAGGGCAGCTCAGAATG TGTCCGGGGGGAAGCCAGGGAGCAAGACTGCCAAGAAAGGTCGTAAAAAGATGGTCCTCTTCTCCACAGGAAGCACACGAGGAACTAGTTGA
- the LOC135339381 gene encoding membrane-associated phosphatidylinositol transfer protein 2-like — MLIKEYHIPLPLSVEEYRIAQLYMIQKKSREESEGHDSAVEILENHPYTDGPNGSGQYTYKVYHIGRHLPSWFRGIAPKTALEVHEESWNAYPYTKTIFKVPFVEKFSLEVETYFVQDDGSQENMFKMSPSELRNRELDVIDIVNNELGDKDYKREEDPAHYTSSKTGRGHLKSDWISNPPGGVIMCAYKLIKVEFRYWGLQSKVERFVHDYGLRRVMLRAHRQAWAWQDEWVGLTIADIRRLERETQFILQKNLGRLPPDAVFKEEEDDGDGNKDDTTVTEETTTLEESDSTTNVMAENDTKQLSQDSERSKDIGQRAHASFKSRRTSKIRRFRRQSDTSQRSFVRLGSEDKGGRGDPSPKAEPRLSSTIEYESDDGSMYSSRHEWAFDQIAMSEESDSEFFDAREQISDEEAVSDDDESSAGGPKVESPRISTTHAPGEDALPDRSTHFKSLELKTRLTASFTALPVTGVMKGQSLPQLRVTGKAKSLDCAGDDIGTPYVQDHGGLVKPSSADILFLVFHGGSALDSRKDTISKDIDFQTLHDNFTNLLGLHFPSAVGRVALRIVPCVDVCCQALELLSQVHSTPVSHSTDQRRSSRTLKDSTPSSFMETLRDCPAHLPVGAVPLLATNHYGYAEKLAVVTTTANNAYNKFLHSKEGEHFSGQVCLLADCMGSVVAYDILTSHLSPHNSPSPDRPLHTSHSPHSSPSPDSKEASARPRPLSTSSLSSSTTSINVTDEMGSGFMFDVTHFFAFGSPLGLVLGSRRSKCKKDAHEPPPSPSCTAFYNLFYDVDPMASRVEPLLDTRFGHVTPVPLPPYHLYPTGMAKANSLLDTIVQHPQLFGSTQTLFPPQWAGPGLTKYPSSDSLTSNRNTGKELKPFSTWWSQADGGRIDYILESPQGSEGFNLLPQAAFSHIIHSRYWETKEMVSFMLRQVLRHDSVSLKQTANDKELIPFIPQERVHRWNRRTTNMKINRLSPNHRVSDVLSVDSGPPPSFTAKFQYGPLAVTSLCKEEVELHVLVQMPTPRWELCGGGQTDKHGKLVLSLSEDKPHPVGVYPVKFLVKGDHTTASCNLFVVPPHTEGAVFSVDGALASNFSLSAKDMRVKQGAVATARRWQERGYLPIYITGRPLIQKEHILSFLGAHRFPLGVVACADSLSPTDSQTFKTMYLARLIKEAKLIIHVAYGSQRHLAGFMELGLQSDQIYIHGNRRASKNPSVSNCQYLLDGFGSHLSTLDPRPASYDARNLIGDICFVLPGVPKSTEVKRKSSKKSSGDRDTRHKHLSMSLETSKLLKSETTV; from the exons ATGTTGATCAAAGAATACCACATTCCGTTGCCCCTGTCAGTGGAAGAGTACAGGATTGCCCAACTCTATATGATTCAG AAAAAGAGCAGAGAGGAGAGTGAAGGACATGACAGTGCTGTGGAGATCCTTGAGAACCATCCATACACTGATGGACCCAATGGGTCAGGCCAGTAcacatacaaggtataccataTAGGACGTCACTTACCTAGCTGGTTCAGAGGGATTGCTCCAAAGACTGCTCTAGAGGTTCATGAGGAGTCGTGGAATGCTTACCCTTACACTAAGACTATCTTCAAGGTCCCCTTTGTGGAGAAGTTTTCATTGGAAGTGGAGACCTACTTTGTGCAAGATGATGGGtcacag GAGAACATGTTCAAAATGTCACCATCAGAGCTGAGAAACAGGGAGCTTG atGTGATAGATATAGTCAACAACGAGCTTGGAGACAAGGACTACAAGAGAGAGGAAGACCCCGCCCACTACACCAGCAGCAAGACCGGACGAGGGCACCTCAAGTCTGACTGGATCTCCAACCCTCCCGGAGGTGTCATTATGTGCGCATACAAGCTCATCAAG GTTGAGTTCCGGTACTGGGGTCTGCAGTCCAAGGTGGAGCGGTTTGTTCATGACTATGGTCTACGTAGGGTCATGTTGCGTGCTCATCGTCAAGCGTGGGCGTGGCAAGATGAGTGGGTGGGACTTACCATAGCCGATATCAGGAGGCTAGAAAGAGAAACACAG TTTATACTACAGAAGAATCTCGGACGCTTACCTCCCGATGCTGTCttcaaagaagaagaagacgATGGCGATGGAAACAAAGATGACACCACCGTTACCGAGGAGACCACCACCCTCGAGGAAAGTGACTCTACCACAAATGTAATGGCGGAGAATGACACTAAACAGTTATCCCAAGACAGTGAGAGGTCAAAGGACATAGGTCAAAGGGCGCATGCCTCCTTCAAGTCTAGACGGACCTCTAAAATCAGACGCTTTCGACGTCAATCGGACACCAGTCAACGATCGTTTGTACGGCTGGGGTCAGAGGACAAAGGTGGGCGTGGTGACCCCTCCCCCAAGGCTGAGCCGAGACTGTCCTCCACAATAGAGTATGAGAGTGATGATGGATCAATGTACTCATCGCGGCATGAGTGGGCGTTTGATCAGATAGCAATGTCCGAGGAGTCTGATAGCGAGTTCTTTGATGCCAGAG AGCAGATCAGTGATGAGGAGGCCGTCTCTGACGACGATGAGAGCAGTGCAGGGGGTCCAAAGGTCGAATCTCCCCGCATATCAACCACACACG CTCCTGGCGAGGACGCTCTGCCTGATCGGAGCACCCACTTTAAGAGCTTGGAGCTCAAGACTCGACTAACAGCTAGCTTTACTGCACTACCTGTCACTGGGGTGATGAAAGGTCAAAGTTTACCTCAACTGAGGGTCACAGGGAAGGCCAAATCACTGGACTGTGCAGGAGATGATATTGGGACCCCCTACGTGcaag accACGGGGGTTTAGTGAAGCCCTCATCAGCTGACATCCTCTTCCTTGTCTTCCATGGAGGCTCTGCCCTCGACTCACGTAAAGACACCATCAGTAAAGACATAGACTTCCAAACCCTGCACGATAACTTTACAAACCTCCTCGGTCTCCACTTCCCCTCGGCCGTGGGAAGAGTGGCTCTCAGGATAGTGCCCTGCGTGGACGTGTGTTGTCAGGCCCTCGAGCTACTCAGTCAG gtCCACTCCACTCCTGTCTCACACTCGACTGACCAGAGACGATCCTCACGGACTTTAAAGGACTCTACCCCCTCGTCGTTCATGGAAACGCTGCGTGATTGCCCCGCCCACCTTCCAGTGGGGGCTGTCCCTCTGTTGGCCACTAATCACTATGGTTACGCCGAGAAGCTGGCTGTTGTCACGACAACTGCTAACAATGCGTATAACAAGTTTCTACACTCAAAAGAAGGAGAACATTTCAGCGGACAA GTGTGTCTACTGGCTGACTGTATGGGGTCAGTTGTGGCCTACGATATTCTTACCTCACACCTGTCACCACATAACTCCCCGTCCCCTgaccgcccactccacacatcacactcCCCTCACAGCTCACCTTCCCCGGACAGCAAG GAAGCGTCTGCTAGGCCACGTCCTCTTAGCACTAGTAGCCTCTCGTCATCAACCACCTCTATCAATGTGACGGACGAGATGGGGTCAGGGTTCATGTTCGATGTTACTCACTTCTTTGCTTTTGGGTCGCCACTCGGACTCGTACTTGGTAGTCGGAGGTCAAAGTGCAAGAAAGACGCACATG agcctCCGCCCTCCCCCAGCTGCACTGCATTCTACAACCTGTTCTATGATGTTGATCCGATGGCCTCTCGTGTGGAGCCGCTACTAGACACACGGTTTGGTCATGTGACTCCCGTGCCCCTCCCACCTTATCATCTCTATCCTACAG GTATGGCAAAGGCCAACTCTTTGCTTGACACGATTGTGCAACATCCTCAGTTGTTTGGTAGTACACAGACGCTGTTTCCTCCGCAGTGGGCGGGGCCTGGGCTCACCAAGTACCCCTCCAGTGACAGTCTGACGTCCAATCGGAATACTGGAAAAG AGCTGAAACCGTTCTCGACGTGGTGGTCACAGGCGGACGGTGGTCGTATTGACTACATCTTGGAGTCCCCTCAGGGCTCAGAGGGATTCAACCTCCTCCCTCAGGCCGCATTCTCACACATCATCCACTCTCGTTATTGGGAGACGAAGGAAATGGTCTCGTTCATGCTACGACAG GTGCTCCGTCATGACAGCGTGTCCCTGAAGCAGACTGCTAATGATAAGGAGCTGATTCCCTTCATCCCTCAAGAGAGAGTCCATCGCTGGAACAGACGAACCACCAACATGAAGATCAAT CGCTTGAGCCCCAATCATCGTGTCTCTGACGTGCTATCTGTAGACTCTGGCCCACCCCCCTCCTTCACAGCCAAGTTCCAGTACGGCCCACTGGCAGTAACCTCGCTGTGCAAGGAAGAG GTGGAGCTTCACGTTCTCGTCCAGATGCCGACCCCTCGCTGGGAACTATGTGGGGGTGGGCAGACGGACAAACACGGCAAGCTGGTACTCTCGTTGTCCGAGGATAAACCACACCCAGTGGGCGTGTATCCCGTCAAGTTCCTAGTCAA AGGTGATCACACAACGGCCTCGTGTAACTTGTTTGTAGTCCCGCCCCACACTGAGGGGGCAGTGTTCAGCGTAGATGGAGCACTCGCTTCTAACTTCTCACTCAGTGCCAAGGACATGCGGGTCAAGCAGGGCGCCGTGGCAACCGCACG acgTTGGCAAGAGCGCGGCTATCTACCCATCTACATCACCGGTCGTCCACTGATTCAGAAGGAGCACATCTTGTCGTTCTTGGGTGCCCATCGCTTCCCACTGGGTGTAGTCGCGTGTGCAGACTCTCTCTCACCAACCGACTCGCAAACTTTCAAGACAATGTACCTCGCCAGGCTAATTAAAGAG GCGAAGCTGATAATCCACGTTGCGTACGGCTCTCAGAGGCATCTAGCGGGATTCATGGAGCTGGGCCTGCAGTCGGACCAGATCTATATCCATGGGAATAGAAGAGCTTCAAAGAACCCCAGCGTCTCCAACTGCcaa TATTTGCTGGATGGCTTTGGTTCACACCTGTCGACCCTTGACCCCCGGCCGGCTAGCTACGATGCtcgcaatctgattggtgacATCTGCTTTGTGCTGCCAGGTGTCCCAAAGAGTACAGAGGTCAAAAGAAAGTCTTCAAAGAAGTCGAGTGGAGACAGAGACACAAGACACAAGCATCTAAGCATGTCATTAGAGACTTCTAAATTACTAAAATCAGAAACAACTGTTTAA
- the LOC135339395 gene encoding DNA-directed RNA polymerase II subunit RPB11-a-like: protein MNAPAAFDSFLLLDGEKKITITKDTKVPNAAIFTIAKEDHTLGNLLMRQLLKDPQVLFAGYKIPHPLEHKFVLRVQTTPDYSPQEALSVSITDLISEIAVLETRFKEAVKERQDGGNE from the exons ATGAACGCTCCTGCAGCTTTTGATTCCTTCCTCCTCTTGGATGGAGAGAAGAA GATCACTATCACTAAGGACACCAAAGTCCCAAATGCAGCCATCTTTACAATAGCTAAGGAAGATCACACCCTGGGAAATCTGCTCATGAG gcaattGCTCAAGGACCCCCAGGTGCTGTTTGCTGGCTACAAAATCCCCCACCCCCTGGAGCACAAGTTTGTACTGAGAGTGCAGACTACGCCAGACTACAGTCCCCAAGAAGCTCTCTCTGTGTCCATCACTGACCTTATCAGTGAGATCGCTGTGCTAGAGACACGCTTCAAGGAGGCTGTCAAAGAGAGGCAGGACGGAGGGAACGAATAA